The Zingiber officinale cultivar Zhangliang chromosome 9A, Zo_v1.1, whole genome shotgun sequence genome window below encodes:
- the LOC122019632 gene encoding uncharacterized protein LOC122019632 → MDITIICLCRINLRWAFSRSFARSTAVIHSIVCHWLRRLLRMDQPLLPTSSPPPLPADGSSSFLLRLLLLLAVAAFSLWGNHEASKGIQITVLSAAASSSSSSPHARRFDLLFVVNGRAARLVDSAADSVQRALYPDASFPRKLVERVTLALAPPVAADDGTVAVGRGRREGEFVVEVKPRVMEAADVREAVGRALRRGVARVWLWDGRGRAPTRVLAALEDYLATSSRDALRGVRASQSRNDSAGTGAAEEDSMCVARLNRAMKEEWNDRMLIEACA, encoded by the exons ATGGACATCACAATCATATGTCTCTGTCGCATTAATCTTCGTTGGGCCTTCTCCCGGTCTTTTGCGAGATCAACAGCTG TTATCCATTCCATCGTCTGCCATTGGCTACGCCGCCTCCTCCGTATGGATCAGCCTCTGCTCCCCACATCGTCGCCGCCTCCCTTGCCGGCGGACGGCTCCTCCAGCTTCCTACTCCGCCTCCTCCTCTTGCTGGCCGTCGCCGCCTTCTCACTTTGGGGCAACCACGAGGCCTCCAAAGGCATCCAAATCACCGTCCTCAGCGCCGCcgcgtcctcctcctcctcctcgccccATGCTCGCCGCTTCGATCTGCTCTTCGTCGTCAACGGCCGCGCCGCGCGGCTCGTCGACAGCGCGGCCGACTCCGTGCAGCGCGCGCTCTACCCGGACGCCTCGTTCCCGCGCAAGCTGGTGGAGCGGGTAACGCTCGCCCTGGCGCCGCCGGTCGCGGCCGACGACGGCACCGTCGCCGTCGGCCGCGGCCGGCGCGAGGGCGAGTTCGTGGTGGAGGTGAAGCCGCGCGTGATGGAGGCGGCCGATGTGAGGGAGGCGGTGGGCCGGGCGCTGCGGCGGGGGGTGGCGAGGGTGTGGCTCTGGGACGGCCGCGGCCGGGCGCCGACGCGGGTGCTCGCCGCCCTCGAGGACTACCTGGCCACCTCATCGCGGGACGCGTTACGCGGCGTGCGGGCGAGCCAATCGAGAAACGACAGCGCGGGTACGGGAGCTGCAGAGGAGGATTCGATGTGCGTGGCTCGGCTGAATAGGGCCATGAAGGAGGAGTGGAACGATCGCATGCTCATCGAAGCATGCGCTTGA